The nucleotide sequence GTGTAGATTAGTTTCACTTGTGAAATGTGGATCATCTGAAATACTATTCAAATCTTGTCCTATAGCAGTTCGCCAATCATTCAAGTTTGCAACATCAGCACCAAAGTAACCAATCACACTTCCTGTTGTCCAGTAATCATTATAATTTATGTTCTGGAATGTTGTGGTATTTGGTGAATGAATCGCATAGTTCTTCGGAGTATTACCAACTCTTGTATTCAGGAAAATATTATTCCTGATATCTATATTTATTGCTGCTGTGGAAATATATAAACAAGCTGAGGGTAAATTGGCTGCTGGATTTGCAACAGTATCAGTGATGCTGACTGAGTTATAATAAATTTTATAATTACTTCCTCCGGCGATTCTGATTCCATATAAATACATCGAAGTATTGCCATAGGTACTTAAATCATAAATCATATTATTATCGATCTGATTATCAAAACAATTAGTTCCGGATGAAAAATAAATTCCCGTAGAATTATATCCCGTCGTACCGGGCTGCTTTATAGAATGAATTTTGTTTTTACTTACGACAGCGTTGTTGACATTTGCAACAAAATAGATAGGCCATTTACTTCCATCAAAAAACATATTATATACTTCATTGTTGATTACCTGAGGTGCATTGACATAACCGATATATATCCCATATTCGGTTATCGATTCACTTACAAGATCAGCACCAATAATATTCCCGGATACTAATAAATTAGTCATTTGATCCGAAGATGTTCCCCTTATCCATACACCGTTTCGAGTATTATAAATCTTGTTTTCAATGATTGAAATATTATCAAAGTCAGCACCGCCAGCGTTTCCTGTACTTAATGAACCAGTTGAACTTCCGCCAAATATTCCAAACACGTTTGCAACACTATTGATTCCAGCTTTTATGTTACAATTCCTTATTGTAATATCTGAACAGCCTTGACCAGCACCCAAACTAATCAACTGAAAAGTGGCTGTATTATTTGTGTCTTTATTATTAATAAATGTCAGATAATTACCAGAACTGTTATAACGTCCATCAATCGTTACGCGGTCTGCACCAGTTAATCGGAAAAGCCCACCTTTGAAAGTTCCGGAAATAGTTCTATTCACTGCTGCATTTGGTCGGATAGTTAGAGTATAATTACCAGCACCCTGTTCAGTCCATTGATTAAGCGGAACTTCGCCGGTTTCTGTAAGATCACTAATGACCTCTACAGTTACATTACCAGCAACAATATTTCCGTTGAACGCATTGAATAAACCTTCTTGCCCGCTCAACGAAGTATAATCGCCACCAGTTCCTACCGTAACTGTTCCTGATAATATTGTAATTATATAATATGAATTAATAGTTCCGGTAATTGGAAAAGCAGACGGAGTCAAATTAACAGATAATGGTGGAGACGAAAAATCTCCTGAATTAATTGCAACATTCACAGGTGAAGCATTATCCTGTGCAACGACAAAATATTGAATTACATCTCCCATCACTACACCAGTTCCGCCAAAGAGTAATGAATAATTAATTGTAAATTCAAAAGGAGATGATGTGTTTGCAGTTTCTACATACTTCCATCCGTTTGTGGAAGGTGTATTATCAACATAAGTATTATTATCTGTAGTTCTTCTGAAATAAATTCTTGGTGCAAACCCCGGAGTTACATTAACACCACTCTGATCATTTATAGCAACGTTTGTTAAGGTTCTGTTTGCTGTTGATGTGGTGGGGTCGAGCAAAGTATATATAATTGATGGAGCAGTAATATCAATTGAAATACCATTGAATTCATCTGCGCCAATATCAGGAGTAGAAATATTTCTCGTATCGCTATCATAATCGATACTAATATTTACTGGAGAAGTCACCGGAGTTCCGCCGCTTTCTGTTTGTGTAGCAACACTTGTCTGAACATGTAAATTATAAGGAGTTGACGAAACATTTACGAAAGGAACATTTTCTGTAATTGAGCTTGATTCTCTTGGTGCAACGCGAATTTTGAAATCATCAATAGTTTGATCAAAGTTCGTTCCGTCAAAAAAGATAACATTTGATGCGCTCGGTATTCCTGAGTAAAAACAATTATTATTAGATACTGTAGAATAATTATTGAGATTAACATTCGCGGCACTTCTTCTGAACGCAACTGTTTTTCCCGTTCCGCTTGCTGTTGAAAGATTAACAACAATATTGTCTCTCATATCAAGTGTTGCAGTTGTTGGGTTAGTGCTATTGGAATGATAGATACCAGAAGAGCCAAAATTCCCGGTGCCTGCAGCATTAAGGAAAATAGTATTATAATACAAACCAATTTTTGAATTTGCAGTTGTACTGGTTATGTTAATACCTCTTACTACATTTACATCAGAACCGTTAGGAGCTTTTATATCCGAAATAAAATTATTGTAGATATAAGTGTTTTCGGGTCCGGAAGGAATTAAAATTCCTGATGCTACTGAACCTGTCGAACTTGTAGTTGTTAAATTGTAAATTTCATTTCCATAAATATAAACGTTGGTACCATCTGTACTGTGAATACCATTGATTGGTCCGGCTGAGGAATTATTATAAATTTTATTATTGTATATATATGTATTCAACGATGCGGTAGTTGGGCTATTATAAATACAATGCATCGGACCTGAGCCAGCAGCTTTTACATTGTTCCTGCATCTGTTACCATATATGTTAACATTATATGCGCTTGCCAAATTGTAAATCATCCAGAAACTATTACTCGAAGAACCCGAATACAAACAATTTTCAACGGTGTTGTTGTAAATGTTTACCCGGTTATCAACACCGGAACTTCCCATTGAATTTACAATAGCGTATATAAGACTCGTACCGCCTTGGGTTACTGTCACACTATTATTATAAATATCCACATTCGAATTAGTTCCGCTTCCGGTACGTATTCCATATAATAACCCGGTATGTGATGCACCACCACCGTTAACAGAATTTTGTGCAATTTTCAGATTGTTCTGATATTCAATATTCATCCCATAAGCAGTTGTTGACCCATTACCATAGGCGAGAATATAGTTACCAGCGATTACACCTATTTCATTTCCTTTTCCAAAGTAGGCAGTAGTGGATGAACTTATAATTCTAATTCCGTTATAGGCATCAATTGTATTATTATCAAACTTACAGTAACTCATTACATCAAGCGTATCGGTAAGAGTAAGACCAGTCGATGATGAAGCAGTATGATTGGCTCCATATATTCCCCAGGTTGCTGTGTTTGATTTATTTAATGTGATAGTTGAATTTTTAATTGAAACAACGTAGCAGCCATCAATTGGTGCAGTTGAGTTCTTCTTCAATAAAGCATATCCCCACTCCATCCTTGTGATATCATCTATGTTAGCCGGATTATCAGAAATATTTATCCCATCAAAAGTTATATAATCTCCACCTGCAATTACAATGATACCATCAAGAGAACCAGTTCCTGTACCTGCAGTAATAACCGGGTTAGCACCAGCACCGCTTTTTTGAAAAATAATTGGATTAGATTGTGTCCCCGTTGCGGTAATCAATCCTGAAGTTGAACTTGTAAATGTTTCTATATGTCCTGCGGCAACATTAAATGTTACTCCACCTGAACCAACACCAAGTGTATCTAAAGCATTTATTGCAGCTTCGATTGTTGCATAGTCACCAGGGATTGTTTTAGTTCCTGAAAGTTGAGCGAAGGAATTTCCCTGAAATAAAATCAATGCTGATATAAAAATGAAAGCATACTGTAAAACTATTTTGTACCCCATAATATTCTCCAATTTCTTTTTTAATTATGATTAAATACTATTTGATTATTATTTATTTAATTAATATCATTTTCTTAAATGAAATAAATTTGTTCGCTCTTAATTCATAAATATAAATACCGCTTGCAATGTCAGTTGCTTTCCACTGGTAGCTGTATCTTCCTGCTTCCAATGTTGTGTTTACTATTTCATCTACCTTCTGTCCCAATGTGTTGTAAATTGTCAAAGTTACTTCCGATGCTTCAGGCAAATCAAACTTTATTGTCGTGGATGGATTAAATGGATTCGGATAGTTTTGTTCTAAACTATATGCTTCCGGTATTTCTCCTTCTTTCTCTATCTTCAGCTTATTGACTGATTCATTATTTATTATTATTTCTTCGCCATCTATTACTCTGTGACTTCCTGCTTCCTCTCCATTCACTATCTCTACCAATCTATATTCTACCCCATTCTTCAGGTTTGTAATTTTTATTCTTACCGGATATTCTCTCGCCTGTATCTTTATTTCTGCTTCTTCATTTTCTGTTAACCTGTAATCGTCTTCCAGTCTTGCATCAAACGCTCCTGCTGGCGGTACTGGAGGCAGACTATAACTTTCACTTCCTATTCCACCTGTCAGTTTTCCGTTAAAGTACAACCTCTGCGTGTTGTTCTCTCTGTCCGTTATTTCTATCTGACTGAATTCTTTTGTGTTTTCTGTTATTTTTTCTAATTCATCATTTTCTTTCATCACTACATTGATGCAGCTTATTGTTATCGTCCCCGGTCCGCTTGCCTTTATCCAGTATCCTTTCGTTATATCTATCGAACTTGCATTTACGTAACTCCCTGTGTATCCATACAATGTCCCCGGTACTATTATTCCTCCCGGATCACTCACACTGCTCAACGGCACGTTGCAGTTCGGTCCTCCTATTATATTCCAGCCTGTGTTCAGACTTAATATACTCTCCGTTCTGTCTGTTCCACATACCTGACTTATCTGTGTCGATGGAAACTTCAACCAATAACCCATTCCATTCAATATATTCTCTGTTGTATAATATGAACCCGCATATCCATACAAAGTCCCGGATATTGCCGTTGGAAACAATGACAGATAGTTGTGGTTAATTACATCTATTGGAAGACTCAACAGATTCCATCCGTTGATTATATTATAATTATTACATATCTGGTAGTTGTATTTTATCTGAAGATGACCCAAACCTATCACGTCTGTATAATGATTTGTTGTTCTCATATTTACGTTTACCATATTTCCGTTTATCGGATCTACCAGATGAAAATATCCTGCTGCCGGAAGCTGTGCTGGATTCCAGCTTATGCTTGCTGGTGAACAGTCACTGGCTGGTGTGTATAGTAATGACCAGATTCTTTCTGAGGATGTATTTGTTGCCCGGATATCTGTGAACCAATGTTCGCTGCAACTGAGAAATCTTCCGTCGAAAGCTCCTGCCGGAGGAGGAGGCGGTGCTGATACATCTAATCCAACGTCATAACAATCCGTTGCGCCTGGTGCTGTCCCAAATTCCAATGGAACCTGATTCATACAATTATCAAATACTAATATGTTTACTCCGAAGTCAAGTGCTGATAACGTTGTAGCATTGGTTACTATGCCCGTAGAATAGTTTGATCCATCGTAGGAAAAAGCTTTGTAATAATAAGTTGTTAGCTGGATTAAACCAGTATGATTTACAGGAGAAGTTATACCATTATATATTAATGTTCCTCCAGCGAAAGCCTGACCGATTGCTGGCGGAGGACCTGAAGGAGTAGTAAATGATCCAGTTAAATTCGAAACGATAACTACGTTGTTGCTATTTGAGTTTGGTGTGAATGATACATTTATTTGTGAACCATTAATAGCAGCAGCTGACACGTTTGTTGGGTCAGCAACAGGTTCGCTAAATGTTACTTTACTCATCCAACCTTGATAATTTCCCGTTCTGTTATCTGCCCAAAATGGGTATGCGACATTATTGTAAGCCGCAACACCAATATAATCGCCTGCATAACCACCAGCTAAACCTGGAATAGGTGATGGAGTATGTGCCTGATTACTGACTTTGAAATTCTCAAAGGATACTCCCCCATTTTCTGATCTGGCCATAAATACTTCTGCCTGACTATTAACAACAGCCCGACTATCATAAAATACAAGCATTAATTGTCCGGTTGCCTGATCAACAGTACACCATGGATAATACTGATCTTTACCATTATTAAGAGGATCGTTATTAACACGAATTGGAACCGACCAATTTGCACCACCATTTGTAGATCTGATCAGCACAATATCGGGATCACTCCCAGCAGGTGAAACTCCTCTCTGAGCCCATGTAATATATATATATCCGTTATTAGGTCCGCCGGATCTGTCAACACTCATTGAAGGAAAAGAAGAAACTCTGATATCATTCTTACTCGACAAGTAACCTCTAATTCCAAAGTTAACATTTTGATATGCACGAAGGTGCGTCCACGTAGTACCTCCATTAGTTGACTTTGAAAATCCTATCGCATCTTCTCCATCAGTCCAATTTGCATCATAGATTGCATAAGTAACATATACTTCCCCGTTTGGTCCTGTTTGAACATTAGCACCTTGGGCAAAAGCACTTCCAAGCGGCGTGAGCGTTCCTGAAATATTTATTGAAGAACTCCAATTCACACCAAAATTAGTTGAGTATCGTAAATTAACTTCGCCATCAGAAGCTCCGCCAAAATCTGTCCACACACAATATGATCTATTTAGATAAGGACTACCAGATTTTTTATCGACCATATAGTGATTTTTATCTGCGAGCTGCCCGGGATTTGGTGCAACTGTATGTGTAGTCCAGTTAGCGCCGTTATTTGTTGATACAGCAACACTTTGTCCATAGGCATTGTTGATGTAGTTTTCGTACAATCTGCCATCAGAACCAATTACAGAGACAGGATCACCAGAATTAGAACCGAAGGGCGGATTATCATAACCGGTCCAGTTTGTACCACCATTTGTAGTCCAGTAAACACCTGTACCATAAAGTGTAGTAACAGGCCAATCTGTAGCATTGGAAGAACAAAATACTTTGTTATTATTTGAAGGATGAACATCAACACTCAACTCAGATTGAGTGGTATTTGTACCTGGTTTCGGTCTGAAGTTTGGTCCTACAGTAATGATTGATGTGAAATCATAAATCATATCCACAGGGGGAACTGGTCTCCAGTTACTTTGCTGATTATTTTCTTTTTGGGTAACAGTTTCCATCCTGACAATTGACCAAATTTTTTCATTGTCAGATGTATCCTGCGCTACCGAAGTTTTGCATAACAATAAAATAACAGAAATTATTGTGATGCAGATTCCACTCTTCATATCTCGCCCTCAGCATATAGGTTAATTAATACTCTACAATTAATAAGATAGCAGTAAAGAGCATTATTAGAGAATAACATTGCATTTGTTATAATGAATGCTACACTCCCTTTACAGAAAAAAAAATTATTTTTGCACAGCATTTGTTTGGCTCAGTATTCATACGCTAATACTGAAACTCCTTAAATAATTCCAGGAAGGCGGAAATTTTTCTTACCTGGAATTGAAATACATTAATATTTTCAGATAAAAAAAACTATCACAACTATCGATATCGGATGAATGCTAAATCACCGTATTATCTTTTAAAACAAAAAAGCCCTGCAATTTTGCCGCAGGGCTTTTAATTTTATCAAATTACTTTAAGAGTACCATTTCCTTGACATTTATAAAATCACCGGCTGTCATTCTGTATATATACATTCCTGATGTTACTTTCATACCAGCATTGTTAGTTCCATTCCACTCAACTGAATATTTTCCGGGCTGAACCTGAGATGCAAATAATGATTTTACTTCTTTACCAAGCATATCATAAACTACAATAGATACATCACTTGCTTTCGGAACCTGGAATTGAATAGTAGTTGATGGGTTAAATGGATTCGGATAATTCTGGGATAATCCAAAATCACTTGGAGTCATATCAACTTCAACCATAACTTCAGGTGAATAGTTTGCTGATCCATCAAAATCAATTTGTCTCAATCTGTACGTGTATGTTCCGTTAGAAACATTTTCATCAAGAAATGAATATGATTTTGGTTCTGTTGTTGTTCCAAATCCAGGAACATAACCTATTTTTTGCCAGCTTTGCTGAGCAGTTGATCTTTCAATTTCAAATCCCTGATTATTTAACTCAGTAGCAGTTGACCAGTTTAACATAACACCATCCTGTATAACATTACCGGTAAACGATGTAAGTTCAACTGGAATGTTAACATAAGTTATGGTTAGCTTTGCTTTTGTACCGAAAGAAGTATAACTAGCAGGAATAACTGCTACTCCACTTCCAAAAAAAGGACCGAGATTCAATAACGTCCCTGTGATATTATCTACAATCGTCATTGATTGATCAGGTGGAAGATTATAAGTTATATTAATAGCTGAAACACCAGGTGTGGTTACCTGCCACCAAAGCATATGTTCCAGAGAACCGGAGTACGGAAATACAGTTGCATTTCTGAAATCATACCAGACTGATAAAGCAGGGCATCCGTAAGGTGATAAATCAAATCTGATATCAAAAACTCCCGGCGGAGGAAATGGTGGAAGATCACTTTCACCTAATGATGGATCGATACAGTTAGTTGCAGTAGGGTCCAAACCAATACGAAGCTCATATACGTTTGTTCCATCAGTACATGAGAATGGAATGGTAACGGTAGCTTGACCGAAATTTAAAGTTGAATAAAATATTACTAAAAACAAAATTGAAAAGAGTTTGTGCATTACATGCCTCTCCGTTTGGTGAATAATTATTAGTTAATTAAAGTTACTATCTAATATTAGCCTCTTTTAATCTCATAATCAAGATAACTTATTAATGAATCTTTTAATTTATGAGATTAAAACAAACTATACTTTTTCTATTTACAAACTTTTTGAAAAAACATTTCCTAAACACTATTAAAAAATTCATCGGCAAATTAACAAATTTTTTAAATAATTTCCTTCTGATTTAATTTTTCTGATGATTGAATAAATGAGCCCCGTAATTAAACGAGGCTCTCCATTAAATCAAATTATTTTACATAAGTCATCTTTTTGGACTGAACAAATTCACCGGCAACCATTCTGTAAATGTAACTGCCTGAACTCATCTGCTGTCCTGTATTGCTCAAACCATCCCAATTAACTGTATAATTTCCTCTTAATACCTGACCTGTGAATAAGGTCCTAACTTCCTGACCTAGCATATCATATATCTTAATTGTAACATCACTGGTTTGTGGTACCTGGAATTTAACTGTTGTGTTCGGGTTAAACGGATTCGGATAGTTCTGATAGAGTATATAATCCAGTGGTAATGGTGGAGCCTGGTGGATTATATTTACTTCGATGTTCATTACTCTCTGAACGTTCATATCTACCAATATCAGTTTATCGAGTGTAAGATCGTTGTAGTTAGAAATAGTGAAAGGCATATCAGCCATAAAGTGTAATCCTGGCTCGATATATCTTTGTCCTAACCTGTCATACATTAACGTTCTTAGTATATCTTCAACCTGCAGGTAATATCCTTGACCCAAATCTGTATTGATAGCAAGATTTCCTACATTGTCAACTACACTTCCGAATTCCATCTGAGCGCCTCGGATTCCAACCTGTGAATCCAGGTAGACAGTAATTCCATCAGGAGTTATATAGACATTAAGTGTAGCTTCTGCTTGACCCTCCACCTTTGGAAGTATTGCGTATGAGCAAGGACCAACTGGAGTTCCATCCGGGAAAAATCCGGTAAGGATGATGTTCTGGATTAATGACAGATCCTGAACGTTTACAAAACCATCCGGATCGGGAAGTGCATTACCTGGAACCCAAGGAGCTATGTCTGCTCTTGCAAACTCTGCAGCATTCAATGAGTCACGACCAACGATATGGTCAACAACCATAATCAGATCGAGAATGTCAAGGCATCCATCACCGTTTACATCACCAAGTGATGATACTCTGTTCTTTGCTAATACAACCAGTTCATTTTCTGAAGGTGTTATATCAACCGGAAATCCTTCAAAAGTACTAGCTTCTGCATTCTGAATTAAGAAAGATGATTTTACACTATCCTGTAATGCAGGTAAATCTGCTACACGATATTTTACATGTAACAAATCTGTGTAACTTCCAGGAAGCAATCCATTATTCTGATTCAGATTATACAATAGTACATAAACCACATCTTCAGATGCACCATTACCCTGAATTGGTCCACGGAATACGTTATAGTCCAGGATCCAATCTGCTGATGCAACATCTGGACCTTTTTCGATTGCCTGGAATGTTAGGATTGTGTTATCATCAATTGCCTGGTTGGTGTACAATCTAAATTGCAATGATTGTATTTTTGAAGTTGTTGCCATGAGCTGCATTTTATCCATATAGAAATTATCTTCCAGCCTTAGCACAGTATCCTGCTCAAAGACTAATCCAAAAACCGGTGGAGGAACAATTGAGTTACCGGTTAAAGCAACACTATGTGGTGAACCAGCAGCATTATCAGTAAATACCAATGTGCCAGTATATGTTCCAATTACCATTGGTGCTGAAAATGTAACAGTAAATACTTGGTTACCACCTGGTACTATTGTAGCAGTTGTTGGAGTAACTGAATATTCTGTTGCAGCAATTGCAGCACTTGATATATTAAGGTTAGCAGTACCTGTGTTGCTAACAGTAACATTCAAATTTCTGGTTGTACCCTGATTAACATTACCAAAATTCAATGATGCAGGTGTAACGTTGAATATTGGTTCTAAAATTGGTCCTGTGGCATACACTATATTCATATAAGCTTTTGTACCGAATGCAGTATAAGAACCTGGAATAACTGCAACACCACTTCCTGTGAAAGGACCTAAGTTTAGTAATGTACCGGTTATATTATCAACAATTGTCATTGTTGCATTGGGGTGCAAATTATAAGTCAAATTAATTGGCACTCCTGCTGCACTTACCTGCCACCATAATGTATGTTGTATTGTTCCATTGAATGTATTCGGGTCAGCAGCAAAACGATAATCTCTAAGTGATGACAACGTTGGACATGTTGGTGAGAGATCAAATCTTATATCAAATACACCTGGAGGTGGAAATGGTGGAAGATCACTTTCACCAAGTGCAGGATCGATACAATCTGTTGCAGACGGATCCAATCCATTCCAAAGTGAAATTGTTGTAGTTCCGTCAGTA is from Ignavibacteriota bacterium and encodes:
- a CDS encoding T9SS type A sorting domain-containing protein, with product MHKLFSILFLVIFYSTLNFGQATVTIPFSCTDGTNVYELRIGLDPTATNCIDPSLGESDLPPFPPPGVFDIRFDLSPYGCPALSVWYDFRNATVFPYSGSLEHMLWWQVTTPGVSAINITYNLPPDQSMTIVDNITGTLLNLGPFFGSGVAVIPASYTSFGTKAKLTITYVNIPVELTSFTGNVIQDGVMLNWSTATELNNQGFEIERSTAQQSWQKIGYVPGFGTTTEPKSYSFLDENVSNGTYTYRLRQIDFDGSANYSPEVMVEVDMTPSDFGLSQNYPNPFNPSTTIQFQVPKASDVSIVVYDMLGKEVKSLFASQVQPGKYSVEWNGTNNAGMKVTSGMYIYRMTAGDFINVKEMVLLK
- a CDS encoding T9SS type A sorting domain-containing protein, with the translated sequence MGYKIVLQYAFIFISALILFQGNSFAQLSGTKTIPGDYATIEAAINALDTLGVGSGGVTFNVAAGHIETFTSSTSGLITATGTQSNPIIFQKSGAGANPVITAGTGTGSLDGIIVIAGGDYITFDGINISDNPANIDDITRMEWGYALLKKNSTAPIDGCYVVSIKNSTITLNKSNTATWGIYGANHTASSSTGLTLTDTLDVMSYCKFDNNTIDAYNGIRIISSSTTAYFGKGNEIGVIAGNYILAYGNGSTTAYGMNIEYQNNLKIAQNSVNGGGASHTGLLYGIRTGSGTNSNVDIYNNSVTVTQGGTSLIYAIVNSMGSSGVDNRVNIYNNTVENCLYSGSSSNSFWMIYNLASAYNVNIYGNRCRNNVKAAGSGPMHCIYNSPTTASLNTYIYNNKIYNNSSAGPINGIHSTDGTNVYIYGNEIYNLTTTSSTGSVASGILIPSGPENTYIYNNFISDIKAPNGSDVNVVRGINITSTTANSKIGLYYNTIFLNAAGTGNFGSSGIYHSNSTNPTTATLDMRDNIVVNLSTASGTGKTVAFRRSAANVNLNNYSTVSNNNCFYSGIPSASNVIFFDGTNFDQTIDDFKIRVAPRESSSITENVPFVNVSSTPYNLHVQTSVATQTESGGTPVTSPVNISIDYDSDTRNISTPDIGADEFNGISIDITAPSIIYTLLDPTTSTANRTLTNVAINDQSGVNVTPGFAPRIYFRRTTDNNTYVDNTPSTNGWKYVETANTSSPFEFTINYSLLFGGTGVVMGDVIQYFVVAQDNASPVNVAINSGDFSSPPLSVNLTPSAFPITGTINSYYIITILSGTVTVGTGGDYTSLSGQEGLFNAFNGNIVAGNVTVEVISDLTETGEVPLNQWTEQGAGNYTLTIRPNAAVNRTISGTFKGGLFRLTGADRVTIDGRYNSSGNYLTFINNKDTNNTATFQLISLGAGQGCSDITIRNCNIKAGINSVANVFGIFGGSSTGSLSTGNAGGADFDNISIIENKIYNTRNGVWIRGTSSDQMTNLLVSGNIIGADLVSESITEYGIYIGYVNAPQVINNEVYNMFFDGSKWPIYFVANVNNAVVSKNKIHSIKQPGTTGYNSTGIYFSSGTNCFDNQIDNNMIYDLSTYGNTSMYLYGIRIAGGSNYKIYYNSVSITDTVANPAANLPSACLYISTAAINIDIRNNIFLNTRVGNTPKNYAIHSPNTTTFQNINYNDYWTTGSVIGYFGADVANLNDWRTAIGQDLNSISDDPHFTSETNLHINPSFSTVCDIGVPIAGVTTDIDGDVRSVTTPDIGADEYNCGTSTFQLSVNVSDGWNMVSVPGTNPDGMGVANWWPGRVGDVYKYAGGYQTITTATPGVGYWMKNNGAQTYNTGDEWPAGGLQVVAHTPLTGAIGWNMIGGYEIAATASLVTTVPSGLQSGPIYKYSGGYSAAATIDPGFGYWIKLTGAGQIIIPESFAKDSKPVEYFPENWGRIVITDAAGVSYTLYAVNGQVDLSQYELPPAPPTGMYDFRYTSGRIAEDLSSSVKTIEMSGVVYPLTVRVEGMDIRLMDESGKKLNENLKDGESIEISETTIEKLMVSGELLPTVYSLEQNYPNPFNPSTMIEFSLPEMANVKLSIYNALGEKVAELVNTTLQAGKYQYNWNVSQSGIATGMYIYELRTDNFVSVKKMLLLK
- a CDS encoding choice-of-anchor D domain-containing protein, which produces MRKLLSIFSFVLLYVTMAFGQAAVDIPFTGTDGSTTISIWAGLDLAATDCLDPALGESDLPPFPPPGVFDIRFDLSPACPTLSSLRDYRPVVGFPFTGTKQHTLWWQVTTPGASAINLTYNLPTGASFTIVDNITGTLLNLGPFTGSGVAVIPASYTAFGTKAYLNMTYTNIGGVAEPGFGIAPPSLSFGNVEVGSSSMLQATVTNTGTAPLVISNIVSSDGQFTFTPNAFPINVAPGANQVFDVTFTPAAVGAYTANLTFTHNATGSPSVYALSGDGTPPGLVDLENSFSGTDGTTTISLWNGLDPSATDCIDPALGESDLPPFPPPGVFDIRFDLSPTCPTLSSLRDYRFAADPNTFNGTIQHTLWWQVSAAGVPINLTYNLHPNATMTIVDNITGTLLNLGPFTGSGVAVIPGSYTAFGTKAYMNIVYATGPILEPIFNVTPASLNFGNVNQGTTRNLNVTVSNTGTANLNISSAAIAATEYSVTPTTATIVPGGNQVFTVTFSAPMVIGTYTGTLVFTDNAAGSPHSVALTGNSIVPPPVFGLVFEQDTVLRLEDNFYMDKMQLMATTSKIQSLQFRLYTNQAIDDNTILTFQAIEKGPDVASADWILDYNVFRGPIQGNGASEDVVYVLLYNLNQNNGLLPGSYTDLLHVKYRVADLPALQDSVKSSFLIQNAEASTFEGFPVDITPSENELVVLAKNRVSSLGDVNGDGCLDILDLIMVVDHIVGRDSLNAAEFARADIAPWVPGNALPDPDGFVNVQDLSLIQNIILTGFFPDGTPVGPCSYAILPKVEGQAEATLNVYITPDGITVYLDSQVGIRGAQMEFGSVVDNVGNLAINTDLGQGYYLQVEDILRTLMYDRLGQRYIEPGLHFMADMPFTISNYNDLTLDKLILVDMNVQRVMNIEVNIIHQAPPLPLDYILYQNYPNPFNPNTTVKFQVPQTSDVTIKIYDMLGQEVRTLFTGQVLRGNYTVNWDGLSNTGQQMSSGSYIYRMVAGEFVQSKKMTYVK
- a CDS encoding T9SS type A sorting domain-containing protein — its product is MKSGICITIISVILLLCKTSVAQDTSDNEKIWSIVRMETVTQKENNQQSNWRPVPPVDMIYDFTSIITVGPNFRPKPGTNTTQSELSVDVHPSNNNKVFCSSNATDWPVTTLYGTGVYWTTNGGTNWTGYDNPPFGSNSGDPVSVIGSDGRLYENYINNAYGQSVAVSTNNGANWTTHTVAPNPGQLADKNHYMVDKKSGSPYLNRSYCVWTDFGGASDGEVNLRYSTNFGVNWSSSINISGTLTPLGSAFAQGANVQTGPNGEVYVTYAIYDANWTDGEDAIGFSKSTNGGTTWTHLRAYQNVNFGIRGYLSSKNDIRVSSFPSMSVDRSGGPNNGYIYITWAQRGVSPAGSDPDIVLIRSTNGGANWSVPIRVNNDPLNNGKDQYYPWCTVDQATGQLMLVFYDSRAVVNSQAEVFMARSENGGVSFENFKVSNQAHTPSPIPGLAGGYAGDYIGVAAYNNVAYPFWADNRTGNYQGWMSKVTFSEPVADPTNVSAAAINGSQINVSFTPNSNSNNVVIVSNLTGSFTTPSGPPPAIGQAFAGGTLIYNGITSPVNHTGLIQLTTYYYKAFSYDGSNYSTGIVTNATTLSALDFGVNILVFDNCMNQVPLEFGTAPGATDCYDVGLDVSAPPPPPAGAFDGRFLSCSEHWFTDIRATNTSSERIWSLLYTPASDCSPASISWNPAQLPAAGYFHLVDPINGNMVNVNMRTTNHYTDVIGLGHLQIKYNYQICNNYNIINGWNLLSLPIDVINHNYLSLFPTAISGTLYGYAGSYYTTENILNGMGYWLKFPSTQISQVCGTDRTESILSLNTGWNIIGGPNCNVPLSSVSDPGGIIVPGTLYGYTGSYVNASSIDITKGYWIKASGPGTITISCINVVMKENDELEKITENTKEFSQIEITDRENNTQRLYFNGKLTGGIGSESYSLPPVPPAGAFDARLEDDYRLTENEEAEIKIQAREYPVRIKITNLKNGVEYRLVEIVNGEEAGSHRVIDGEEIIINNESVNKLKIEKEGEIPEAYSLEQNYPNPFNPSTTIKFDLPEASEVTLTIYNTLGQKVDEIVNTTLEAGRYSYQWKATDIASGIYIYELRANKFISFKKMILIK